The genomic window ATTTGATGGTCTTGATGTTGTTTATAAACTCATTAATGTAAAGTTTAAGTtagaaattaaagattaaaatgcatttttgttacattttaattttactttttcacagTTAATAAATTTGAAGTGCAATGtcttataaatcttttttataaCCTGGTGGGAGATGTAACAGAGCGGCAAGGTGTGGTCACTGGACTAGATCGTAATGCATTTCGAAACATCTTACACATGACATTTGGAAtgacagatgacatgattatggACAGAGGTAAGAAGACACAATATTCAAATGGGCTACATCTAGccataactggaaaaaaaaaagtttggagttTGGACATATTCCTTGGTAGGAAGCTTAATGTTCTGAATTCCCAATTTCacttgaatataaaaaattaatttgtatatgCATAGGGGAGGATCATAGGGAAGGAGATTCTACCCTCTGTATTCTGTGTATTTAAAAGAAGTCTAGCTTGAATAATTAGGTTTTCCTTACTTTATACCTGAAAGCCTCAAATAGTTCTATTTCTACTTAGTAAgcataatgatgaaaataatagttttaaaaggaCATACAAACTTTGCATCATCAAAAgtatttcaacaaaaattaagTTATAGTCTTCTGTATCATGTAATAGCATTACTTTTcttaagtaagaaaaatataaaataatgtattttgtgcTAATATATCAGCATGTTTAATATACTAGTATATTCATATGTTAATAATTATTGATTAATATATTTAGATGCTCAGAATTTACTTTGTTCCCACAAAATACGAAGGGAAAGTGtcaaagtttaaataaaagagtTCCCAATGTTATGTCTTAGTTCTCCCCTTTGTCAAGTGAGAACGTTGGACCATCCAATCCTGAAATTCTGTCTAAATTTTAGAAGTGAGTGGCACCAGTGTAAACGTacttctgagaaaagaaaatgcagcaCAGCTGTAATGTTGTACTTGTCTCCTCTCTCAGTATTCCGAGGTTTTGATAAGGACAACGACGGCTGTGTAAACGTATCAGAGTGGATTTCTGGATTATCAGTATTTCTTCGAGGAACtctggaagaaaaaatgaaatgtaagatTTCAGGTTATTCTATTGCTTTGGACATTAGGATTAACACGTCTAAAGAACTTACCTCCCGTCTTCCAAACCTGCCAGTTGAAAGGTCTGTCTTTTGGTCGGTTAGTTTGAATCCCCCGTAGCCTCTTTTACAGAGCGAGTTTAAGTCAAtgataaaggttgaaaaaaattaataaaaaggaaaaccaagaggTCCTGGGGAGTCGTTCATGCCGAGCAAACCTGCATAAGCATATACTATCCATGCTGTGTGCGTATGCAGTTATGTACCAAGGTgttaagtattttacatatttacctGAGCTGTTAACCATAGAAGTAGTGAACGTTGGTTCAAGTCTTCTGATTCTTAGTTCATTCTTAATTCATGCTGATGAACTCTGCTTAAGGATTATATTTCAGTCAGTTTTTCCAAGAGCTCAGGTCATTGTTCCTTGGCTTGTTCACAGCCGAATGAGTGTAAGGACTCATTTTCTAAGGGTCGTTCACTATATGCAGCAAGCGCCCATGAAGCATTTACTATGGAAAGTAGATTGCCCTACAGCCTGCGGGGTTGACATGAACATCCACAATACAGATGTTGGCCTTGAAAACCGTATAAGAGCACATTTTCCCTTAGTGAGAGTATCAGATTCAtaactggttgttttttttaaaagattgctttGAGGTGTTTGATTTGAATGGTGATGGATTCATTTCAAAGGAGGAGATGTTCCATATGTTAAAGAACAGCCTTCTCAAACAGCCGTCTGAAGAAGACCCTGATGAAGGAATTAAAGATTTGGTTGAAATAACccttaaaaaaatggtaaatgtgGGAAATTTAGGATTTTATATTGAAATTTACAGGCCAGATATGGGGTAAGGCACTAGAACTCAAATTATAGTAACTGTCAGTTTCCTGCTTGGTAAAATGAAACACTTACATTCTTGCTCTTTTTTACTATAATATTGAAAgttcttttcaatttcattatttagTCTCTCATTTTCCCATCACCTTTCTCCTATCAATACTTGACCAACAAAAGACAGTCTGTGTTTGCAATAAGCATTTTTCATGTCGACTGATGTGTGGCTGGTCACCCCCCAGGACCATGATCATGATGGGAAGCTGTCTTTCTCAGATTATGAACAGGCCGTGAGGGAAGAGACCCTTCTACTAGAAGCTTTCGGACCATGTCTACCTGATCCAAAGGTAATATCGCTTTCACTGAACAGTGACCAATACGTAACGGAGAGTCAACAACCCAGGACTTGTAGGTTTGGTGAGTGAAGGATCAGATGAATTATATTCACCCACGAGGAATAGCTTCTAAGTAGGGAAAGCCCACCTGCTGGTTCATCTCATAGTACCGTTTTAGCCTAATGccatttttcccattcattaactcattcattcaggTAAGAAACAATTATTGAAGCATAATGTACTCCAGAAACACAGATGAAAGGTTCCATGTCTGCACTCAAGGGCTAATATTTTCCTGGGAAAAGCCAGCATGAAACTAATTACACAACAGTGTGATACGTATTACTATAATAATGCTGACTTGTTAAGTGTTTCATCTATGCCAGGCGATgtttattacctcatttaatcccccCAACAATGCTATGAAGGAGGtagtattattatcctcattttacagatgaagaaaatgagcatCAGAGAGTTTTGGCGAGTTGCCCCAGGTCAGTCACCAGTTACGGAGTACCCTGAGCGCCCTGGTGCTCCAGTCCATAGAGATATGTGCCGGAGAGTGCCGCGGCGGTCGGGGGCATCTAATCCAGCTGGATGGAATCACTGGTGAATGGCTGGTGGCACAAGGAAGGCTCAGCTGGGTTTTGAGGCCACAATAGTTAGCAAGGTCCAAATGAAGAAGAGCAGTCTAAGCAAGACATATgcatgggaggggaagacagGGGACAGAAAGAAGGACTGTGTTAGAAGAGCATTCAGTGTGGTATGAGACTCATGTTGACGCTAGACACGCATAGGAGAGCCAAGTCCTATGGCGCTTCGAGCTTGGATTTTGTCTTGAAGCTCATGAGGATTCATTGGAAGATTTTAAGCAGGTGGAGTGACGTGATACATAAATACTACCATATACCCGCTTCCCCAATCTCTGGTTGTTTTATCCAGCTGCCTATTCAACATGTCCAGTAGATAATCTCAATGAACTCTTGGTTTTCCTCTAAAAATCACTTCTCTCCCATCTTCCCTACCTCAGTAAATGACATGGCTCTACACTCAGTTTCAGTCAAAAACCTAAGTCACCCTTAATTTCCCTCTTATAGCAGCTCCTACTTCAAAATATGTCCTTGGGGCACCTTCATGGTCAGTTCATggcgtcagctcaggtcacgatcttgcggtttttgagtttgagccccgcatcaggctcactgctgtcagtgcggagcccacttcggatcctctgtcccccttgctctctgcctctctctctctctctctctctcaaaaatgaacaaaatatggccTTGAGTATAACCTCTCCACATGTGTGTGACTGCCAACCTAAATCAAGCTGCCACCCTGACACTCGGCCTGTATCATTGGCTTTCTCGCTTCTGACGTTGCCCCCCACAAACTACGCCCTGTAACATCCAGTgtatttgaaaacacaaatgcTGGCGTGCCTCTCTCGTGCTTGAAATCCCCAGTGTGTTCTGATGCCTGTTCGGTGGCCCCTATGGCTCTCTCCAAACCATGCCGTCCTACTACCTTCCCAGTGGAAGATTGCTGCCCCTGGAGCAGCCACCAGCTGTTCTCCCTACAGAAGGTGCCTCTGCACTCGCTGTAGCTTCTTTCTGAGTGTCCGCGCCCAGACCTCAGCGTGCCTCAGATGCTTACTTCACTCAGTCTCTGAGCAGATGCCATCCGCCCTCTTAACTACTCCATCCCCTCCGCCCCCTACCACTGCCCCTTTTTGCTTTGTAGTTCTTATCACCATATAGAATGTATTTATCTACTCATTTACTTCTTGTCTGTCTCGAAACATGGATAgaagttccctgagggcaggaacttagtcttttttttttccaccatatTTCCCCATATACCATGTGTAGCACAtggtatacagtaggtgcttagtaaatgctgagaggatggatggatggatggatggatctcAGGAGTGCCCAATAGTGAGTTCTAGATCTGCCTCTTTCCATCTCCTCAGGAAGTACTTTATCACTGGCCTTTCTCTTTACCCTACATCTTCAACCTCTTACCTCACTACAAAATTTTGCCCTTCAGAATTTAAATTTAGCCTAATCTGAAAAAtggtgcgagagagagagagagacataagggaagggaagggggaagggaaggggaagggccaggggaggggaagggaaggaaacagggagggaaaaaggaaaaggcagaggaaggaagggaggaaagaaagaacctGACTTTAATCCCACATGTACTTCTATTTCCTGTCCGATGGCTTTCTTCCTTACAGTCAAACGTCGTGAGAGAACGGTCTATATTTGTGACCCACACTACCGCGGTTTCTTCAGCCCGTTCCTAAAACTGCTCTTGCTGAGGTCACAACACCCTACTTGTTAGTAGGTCCCAAGCGCAGGGCTCTTGGTTTCTTGTCCTGCTGGCCCacatcccttccccaccccagctctcgGTGCAGCTGCTCGGCTCCGGCCGCAGCCTGGCTGTGACATCACGAGGCCTCCTGGACTCCGGAGCCCCCATGTAGTCACCCTCTGACACCGTCCCCACCATGAATTAAGCTCCGTTTGTGGCCACCTGGCCACCAGGCTGGAGGCTCCTCGAGAGCTGCGTCATGCCCCTCTGCTCATCTTTGTGGCCCCAGACCGAGTGTCACTGTCCCTGCCCGTGAGTGGAAAGTGCATGAGTGTCACAAGTTCCTGGTCCCCATTCTTCTTCAGTTATCTTGTAGCTCTTCAAACATGAAGGAGACATACAGAACGTTTTGCTTTCTTTACCTTTTTGGAAGTCTGTGCTAatttgagcactttttttttacagAGCGAGATGGAATTTGAAGCCCAAGTTTTTAAAGATCCGAATGAATTCAATGATATATAAATACCTAAATGTCTATGTTGTCTCAAGTGAGTAAAAAAGGAGGCGCATAcgtattgtttatttctcctgCTTAGCTCAGAAAGATGATGTTGAGTCGTGtgtttggggcgggggaggggactCACCAACAGGTGTCATCCAACCTTGGTGGAAGATGCAAGTGAACAAATGGGAGACAAGAAGCCCCATTCTGAGTGTGCGTTTGGCAATTTAACATTGCCAGATATCTTATCACGTAGACTATCCGTTGAACTATCGTGAAACAAATCGACTATACAATAATGCAGAGGCAAATACTCGTCACGTCAGAAAGATGGCTGGGTATACACTGAAAAATCAGTGAGACTACTGAATTTCCTTTGGAGCGGCAAATCAAGACCACGTCAAAAGAAGGAAAGGGTGATGGCAGTTGGCGTTTCGACACCTTTCCGCTAGGCCTGGAGGGACATTCCAAGAGCTGAAAGCGGCACGGGACCTACTTCAGCATGATGCCTGTTATTGCTGGAGGCTTTGCCAGAACGGCCTTGGAGACAGTGAGCATCTTGAAGGCAGGGATCCCCGCAACCCGTACTTGTGTCTGGCACAGCGGTGAGGACAGTCGCCTGCATAGAACGGGTACGCAGTCAACAGCGTGGAGGGAAAAGTGCAAGGTGCTGCAAGGTAAATCCAGACCCTTGGTGAgcggaggaggaagagagggctgTTTCTGTACATAACGCGTGATGCGGCCACAGCTTTCGGTCCATCTCTGGGGTCACCCCGAGGCTCCTCACGCATTGCGGCCGGTTGTAAAGTCCCCTCTCTGCGCTGGATCCCTCTGCCTCTCCGCTTCAGCCCCATCccttgccccccgccccacctgggTGCGCCTCAGTGTCATGCCCCCACCTTTGGCATCCCCTCGCGCACCCCTTAACAGGGAGCGCGTCACATCTCCTCCTTCCAGCCGTGAACTCCCGAAGGCAAAGCTGCTTCCTCGGCCTCCTACCGTCCAGCAGGTGCCTGTAGGCACTGGGCACAACTTGAGAAAGATGGGGCCCGCTTAGGTTCCGGTAGCTGCCGTTCACCCCTTTCTTACATGCGTGCAGGCAGCTGAGAGCGTGCCGATCTGCAGCTGTCCCCTCCGTCCACAGATAAACACTCAGAGGCTACTTGAGACATTAAATCCCTTTCGTTAACATACGTATTAAGTTTAAGCAAAAGAGTaccttgtgttaaaaaaaaaaaacgactgatacaaataaatggagtaagtgattccatgaaataaaaggtattttaccgcctatgtattttcttaaaattttagattCTTACATAGATGGACCTCGACACCATTTTCCTGCCTTGAGTAGGTCTAAACAGTAGAACGCACagtgctttgattttttaaaaattatgtttttctgaTTATGAAGTAAGAGAGGTTCGCTGAAGACCATTTCAGAAGTttaggaagttaaaaaataaaatattcatgaatacTCTGGTATATTCTTTCAGGCTTTCTGAAGGCATTTGTAAGTATAGCTATACTTTTGCCCAGAGTagacctatatattttttttagatgaTCACGTTGAAAATGCCCTTTTTTAAGCTCTTTTTTGATGGACCTCCAGCTCATGGCATTTTCTCAGGTCGACTTCTGTTTGCCTACAGCCTGACGTGCCATGACCACCTGGTCCATCACAACAGACTTGATTAAGCTCCTCCCCTGCCACTG from Lynx canadensis isolate LIC74 chromosome F2, mLynCan4.pri.v2, whole genome shotgun sequence includes these protein-coding regions:
- the EFCAB1 gene encoding EF-hand calcium-binding domain-containing protein 1 isoform X1 → MNRKKLQKLTDTLTKNCKHFNKFEVQCLINLFYNLVGDVTERQGVVTGLDRNAFRNILHMTFGMTDDMIMDRVFRGFDKDNDGCVNVSEWISGLSVFLRGTLEEKMKYCFEVFDLNGDGFISKEEMFHMLKNSLLKQPSEEDPDEGIKDLVEITLKKMDHDHDGKLSFSDYEQAVREETLLLEAFGPCLPDPKSEMEFEAQVFKDPNEFNDI
- the EFCAB1 gene encoding EF-hand calcium-binding domain-containing protein 1 isoform X2 encodes the protein MNRKKLQKLTDTLTKNCKHYVTERQGVVTGLDRNAFRNILHMTFGMTDDMIMDRVFRGFDKDNDGCVNVSEWISGLSVFLRGTLEEKMKYCFEVFDLNGDGFISKEEMFHMLKNSLLKQPSEEDPDEGIKDLVEITLKKMDHDHDGKLSFSDYEQAVREETLLLEAFGPCLPDPKSEMEFEAQVFKDPNEFNDI
- the EFCAB1 gene encoding EF-hand calcium-binding domain-containing protein 1 isoform X3, with product MNRKKLQKLTDTLTKNCKHFNKFEVQCLINLFYNLVGDVTERQGVVTGLDRNAFRNILHMTFGMTDDMIMDRVFRGFDKDNDGCVNVSEWISGLSVFLRGTLEEKMKYCFEVFDLNGDGFISKEEMFHMLKNSLLKQPSEEDPDEGIKDLVEITLKKMSLIFPSPFSYQYLTNKRQSVFAISIFHVD